One Clarias gariepinus isolate MV-2021 ecotype Netherlands chromosome 18, CGAR_prim_01v2, whole genome shotgun sequence genomic window carries:
- the ddx39aa gene encoding DEAD (Asp-Glu-Ala-Asp) box polypeptide 39Aa, protein MAENDVDNELLDYEEDEEPQGAPESAVVTGKKEVKGSYVSIHSSGFRDFLLKPELLRAIVDCGFEHPSEVQHECIPQAILGMDILCQAKSGMGKTAVFVLATLQQIEPVDGQVAVLVMCHTRELAFQISKEYERFSKYMSNVKCSVFFGGLPIKKDEEVLKKSCPHIVVGTPGRILALVRNKTLSLKNIKHFILDECDKMLEQLDMRRDVQEIFRLTPHEKQCMMFSATLSKEIRPVCRKFMQDPMEVFVDDETKLTLHGLQQYYCKLKDSEKNRKLFDLLDVLEFNQVVIFVKSVARCVALSQLLVEQNFPAIAIHRGMVQEERLSRYQQFKDFQRRILVATNLFGRGMDIERVNIVFNYDMPEDSDTYLHRVARAGRFGTKGLAVTFVSDETDAKILNDVQDRFEVNVAELPEEIDISSYIEQSR, encoded by the exons ATGGCCGAGAATGATGTTGACAACGAGCTGCTGGACTATGAGGAGGACGAGGAGCCGCAGGGAGCACCGGAGAGTGCAGTCGTGACGGGCAAGAAGGAGGTGAAGGGTTCATATGTCTCCATCCACAGCTCTGGTTTTCGAGACTTCTTGCTCAAACCTGAGCTCCTTCGTGCTATCGTCGATTGTGGTTTCGAGCATCCGTCTGAAG TGCAACACGAATGCATTCCACAAGCCATTCTGGGCATGGATATCCTCTGCCAGGCTAAGTCTGGTATGGGAAAAACAGCGGTGTTTGTGCTCGCCACACTACAGCAGATTGAGCCTGTGGATGGACAG GTCGCTGTTCTGGTCATGTGCCACACTCGTGAGCTGGCCTTCCAGATCAGCAAAGAATACGAGCGCTTCTCCAAGTACATGTCCAACGTGAAGTGCTCGGTGTTTTTTGGAGGCCTGCCAATCAAGAAGGATGAAGAGGTGCTGAAGAAGAGTTGCCCTCACATTGTGGTGGGCACACCGGGCAGAATCCTAGCCCTCGTCCGCAACAAGACCCTCAGCCTCAAAAACATCAAGCACTTCATCCTGGATGAGTGCGACAAGATGCTTGAACAGCTCG ATATGCGACGGGACGTGCAGGAAATCTTCAGGCTGACCCCTCATGAGAAGCAGTGCATGATGTTCAGCGCTACACTTAGCAAGGAGATCCGGCCCGTCTGTCGCAAGTTCATGCAAGAC ccTATGGAGGTGTTTGTGGATGACGAGACTAAGCTGACATTGCATGGCCTGCAGCAATATTACTGCAAATTGAAGGACAGCGAAAAGAATCGTAAACTCTTTGATCTGCTTGATGTCCTCGAGTTCAACCAG GTGGTGATCTTTGTGAAGTCAGTTGCACGTTGCGTGGCTCTCTCTCAGCTGCTGGTGGAGCAGAACTTTCCTGCCATTGCTATTCACAGAGGAATGGTTCAGGAGGAGAG ATTGTCACGGTATCAGCAATTCAAGGATTTCCAGAGGAGGATCCTGGTGGCGACTAACCTGTTCGGCAGGGGGATGGATATCGAGCGTGTCAACATCGTCTTCAACTACGACATGCCTGAAGACTCTGACACTTATCTGCACAGG GTGGCTCGTGCTGGTCGGTTCGGGACCAAAGGTTTGGCGGTCACCTTTGTGTCGGACGAGACCGACGCCAAGATCCTCAATGATGTTCAGGACCGCTTTGAAGTGAATGTGGCTGAACTACCTGAGGAAATCGACATCTCTTCATACA TCGAGCAGTCCAGATGA